One stretch of Clavibacter michiganensis DNA includes these proteins:
- a CDS encoding ABC transporter permease, which translates to MNASFQRMGTGLVGAVVEAWTELRIHRTRVLLSLVGVAVAVAAITSVVGLGAVVQQAQTEQMERSSGRPATLSVTMKSDTGAVTSYADQRAILGQVSGRFGITWATTVGYSDVSVEFPQGTSDVQATVADVAYGQMHRIDVTKGRWFDDQDASLLAPTLVVNQAFLDDLGSPDIATHPTVVLRSDQGERTAVVVGVIPDQDASEEPSMYVLPSTATRLLSTPTLDAMLPQMEFWVPEQAASGLATAIQSDMAAAVPDGVQVQVGRHDRGVFSSDPLESLRILVGAVAGLVMLLGALGLVNISLVTVKQRIREIGVRRSFGASAGRIFFAVMMESIVATVAAGVIGVVVAVAIVKNPVILSYVASGVTEFPPFPLSAAFLGLGVSLAVGAIAGLLPALVAVRVSVIDAIRY; encoded by the coding sequence ATGAACGCCTCATTCCAGCGCATGGGCACCGGACTCGTCGGCGCCGTCGTCGAGGCCTGGACCGAGCTCCGGATCCACCGCACCCGAGTCCTCCTCTCCCTCGTCGGGGTCGCCGTCGCGGTCGCGGCGATCACCTCGGTGGTGGGCCTCGGCGCAGTCGTGCAGCAGGCGCAGACGGAGCAGATGGAGCGCTCGAGCGGTCGACCGGCGACGCTCTCCGTGACGATGAAGTCCGACACCGGCGCGGTCACGTCCTACGCCGACCAGCGTGCGATCCTCGGCCAGGTGTCCGGCCGGTTCGGCATCACATGGGCGACGACGGTCGGCTACTCGGACGTATCCGTCGAGTTCCCGCAGGGCACCTCGGACGTGCAGGCGACCGTCGCGGACGTCGCCTACGGGCAGATGCACCGCATCGACGTGACGAAGGGCCGCTGGTTCGACGACCAGGACGCCTCCCTCCTCGCGCCCACCCTGGTGGTCAACCAGGCCTTCCTCGACGACCTCGGCTCACCGGACATCGCCACCCACCCGACCGTCGTGCTCCGCAGCGACCAGGGCGAGCGCACCGCTGTCGTCGTGGGGGTCATCCCCGACCAGGACGCCTCCGAGGAGCCGTCGATGTACGTGCTGCCCTCCACCGCCACGCGGCTCCTGAGCACGCCGACGCTGGACGCCATGCTCCCGCAGATGGAGTTCTGGGTCCCCGAGCAGGCGGCCAGCGGGCTCGCGACGGCCATCCAGTCCGACATGGCGGCGGCGGTCCCCGACGGCGTCCAGGTGCAGGTGGGCAGGCATGACCGCGGCGTCTTCTCCTCCGACCCGCTGGAGTCGCTGAGGATCCTCGTCGGCGCCGTCGCAGGGCTGGTGATGCTGCTCGGCGCGCTCGGCCTCGTGAACATCTCGCTCGTCACCGTGAAGCAGCGGATCCGCGAGATCGGCGTCCGCCGCAGCTTCGGCGCGAGCGCGGGGCGGATCTTCTTCGCCGTCATGATGGAGAGCATCGTGGCCACCGTCGCCGCTGGCGTAATCGGCGTCGTCGTCGCCGTCGCCATCGTGAAGAACCCGGTGATCCTCTCCTACGTCGCCTCGGGCGTCACGGAGTTCCCGCCGTTCCCGCTCTCCGCGGCGTTCCTCGGCCTCGGGGTCTCGCTCGCGGTCGGCGCGATCGCCGGCCTGCTGCCGGCGCTCGTCGCGGTACGGGTGTCCGTGATCGACGCGATCCGGTACTGA
- a CDS encoding heavy metal translocating P-type ATPase yields the protein MTTIDDRRSTLEDQIELDIGGMTCSACANRVERRLNKLDGVTASVNYATERALVTGLPVHQTQRAIDVVTRAGYTAAIRSGEDDTWSARATEVRITSLRRRLAVAALLTIPLCDLTILLALVPGFRFDGWQAVCVLLALPIVTWAAWPFHRATLRGLRQGTASMDTLVSLGSVVSFGWAVWTLVFAPSDTPGYWLGFGVTPAGADSIYLDVAAGMVTFQLGGRYFETRARRRAGDVLNAIGDLAVRQARLMQPDGTETVVSASTLCVGDRMVVLPGERIPADGDVVSGRSAVDTSAMTGESVPAEVDPDDAVIGGTTNISGRLVVRVTAVGTRTRLAQMAALTDDAQRRKAKAQAVADAISAVFVPCVIVLATIVTALWLLVGAEAATAVGNGIAVLIIACPCALGLATPTALMVGIGRGGQLGILIKGQDALEASGVIDTVVFDKTGTLTTGNMQVSEVIPLAGRSLPEVMRLAGALETGSEHPIGRAVVAHARTIVSELPPVEDFRALVGTGAAGTVGGSSCIIGNERLLAEQGIDGDGDARIARDRVLRSGGTVVTLIVDGAPAAIIVVSDSVRPSAVPAVAALKELGLTTVLLTGDRDLVAHDIGRLVGVDRVVSGVLPADKAGVIESLQAEGHRVAMVGDGINDSAALATAQLGMAMVQGSDIAMKAADIILVREDLRVVVDAVQLSRRTLRTIRGNLIWAFGYNVAAIPLAAFGFLNPLIAAAAMALSSVLVISNSLRLRNFAGDRTRTGG from the coding sequence ATGACCACCATCGACGACCGGAGGTCGACCCTCGAGGACCAGATCGAACTCGACATCGGGGGCATGACCTGCTCGGCGTGCGCGAACAGGGTCGAGCGCCGGCTCAACAAGCTCGACGGGGTCACCGCGTCGGTCAACTACGCCACGGAGCGGGCCCTCGTCACCGGCCTGCCTGTGCATCAGACCCAGCGCGCCATCGACGTGGTCACCCGGGCCGGGTACACCGCGGCCATCCGCAGCGGTGAGGACGACACCTGGTCGGCCCGGGCGACCGAGGTGCGCATCACCTCGCTGCGTCGACGGTTGGCCGTGGCCGCGCTGCTGACGATCCCGCTGTGCGACCTCACCATCCTCCTGGCCCTGGTCCCCGGTTTCCGCTTCGACGGATGGCAGGCGGTCTGCGTCCTCCTGGCGCTGCCGATCGTCACCTGGGCGGCATGGCCCTTCCACCGCGCGACCCTCCGTGGGCTCCGCCAAGGCACCGCGTCGATGGACACGCTCGTCTCGCTGGGCAGCGTCGTCTCGTTCGGGTGGGCCGTGTGGACCCTGGTGTTCGCACCGAGCGACACGCCCGGCTACTGGCTGGGATTCGGGGTGACCCCCGCCGGTGCCGACTCGATCTACCTCGATGTGGCAGCGGGCATGGTCACCTTCCAGCTCGGCGGACGCTACTTCGAGACGCGGGCCCGACGGCGGGCCGGTGACGTGCTGAACGCGATCGGCGACCTCGCCGTCCGTCAAGCGCGCCTCATGCAGCCCGACGGCACGGAGACGGTCGTGTCGGCGAGCACCCTGTGCGTGGGCGACCGCATGGTCGTCCTGCCCGGGGAGAGGATCCCCGCCGACGGGGACGTCGTGTCGGGCCGCTCCGCGGTGGACACCAGCGCCATGACCGGGGAGTCCGTCCCGGCGGAGGTCGACCCCGATGATGCCGTGATCGGCGGGACCACCAACATCTCCGGACGCCTCGTCGTACGGGTGACGGCCGTCGGCACGCGCACCCGTCTGGCTCAGATGGCGGCCCTCACGGACGACGCCCAACGGCGCAAGGCGAAGGCGCAAGCCGTCGCCGACGCCATCTCCGCGGTCTTCGTCCCCTGCGTGATCGTGCTCGCCACGATCGTGACCGCCCTCTGGCTGCTCGTCGGCGCCGAGGCGGCCACCGCCGTGGGCAACGGCATCGCGGTGCTCATCATCGCCTGCCCCTGCGCCCTGGGCCTGGCCACCCCGACCGCGTTGATGGTGGGCATCGGGCGAGGCGGGCAGCTCGGCATCCTGATCAAGGGGCAGGACGCCCTGGAGGCCAGCGGGGTCATCGACACGGTGGTGTTCGACAAGACGGGCACGTTGACGACCGGGAACATGCAGGTGTCCGAGGTCATCCCCCTCGCAGGCAGGTCCCTCCCCGAGGTGATGCGCCTCGCTGGTGCGCTTGAGACGGGATCCGAGCATCCCATCGGGCGCGCGGTCGTCGCCCACGCCCGCACCATCGTGTCCGAGCTGCCGCCGGTGGAGGACTTCCGCGCGCTGGTCGGCACCGGTGCCGCCGGCACCGTCGGCGGGAGCTCCTGCATCATCGGCAACGAGCGCCTCCTCGCCGAGCAGGGCATCGACGGGGATGGGGATGCCAGGATCGCTCGCGACCGGGTGCTGCGGTCGGGGGGCACGGTCGTGACCCTGATCGTGGACGGCGCCCCTGCCGCGATCATCGTCGTCTCCGACAGCGTGCGCCCCTCCGCGGTCCCCGCGGTCGCGGCTTTGAAGGAGCTCGGGCTGACGACGGTCCTGCTGACCGGCGACCGGGACCTCGTCGCCCACGACATCGGGCGTCTGGTGGGTGTGGATCGCGTGGTGTCCGGTGTGCTGCCGGCAGACAAGGCCGGCGTGATCGAGTCGCTCCAGGCCGAGGGCCACCGCGTGGCGATGGTCGGGGATGGGATCAACGACTCCGCCGCGCTCGCGACCGCGCAGCTCGGGATGGCGATGGTGCAGGGGTCGGACATCGCCATGAAGGCCGCGGACATCATCCTGGTTCGGGAGGACCTGCGGGTGGTAGTGGATGCCGTGCAGCTGTCCCGCCGCACGCTGCGCACGATCCGGGGGAACCTGATCTGGGCGTTCGGGTACAACGTGGCCGCGATCCCGCTCGCCGCGTTCGGTTTCCTGAATCCGCTCATCGCGGCAGCCGCCATGGCGCTGTCGTCGGTGCTCGTGATCTCCAACAGCCTGCGCCTGCGGAACTTCGCAGGGGATCGGACGCGGACGGGCGGGTGA
- a CDS encoding cytochrome c oxidase assembly protein — MAIVVTTVLLLGDSGYSAIGRGDPGMTTSMTSAMLRLVAVVAGALCLGALTVALFVVPRAGRDRMRVHSGVDLRLVRWSAGAWSAAAAALAVVDAADANGVPLSRAMEPGALAYLAQASYLPAAWIVTALLALVVFCAAHLVDAWTSTLALAGICVVAILAPVLVGQVLVGPDHDFGGDAAIFADPAMSAWLGATVTVLVRWRSTSMRSPLAQSRFVGLSLVCAGIATAGQLVIAAFELAGGSPFASTTGVLFLVRFALLAVLGVLGTVACRRRGSSTEFGRPLVAAGAALLLVSAGVSVAMLRIPPPQYFVPTSIMELFLGFDVTPAPTLAVLVGAWRVNILFAVLAAVAVVSYLVGVRRLRRRGDAWPRGRTVVWVLGWVVVFVTTSSGLGKYSSVSFSLHMLLHMSLNMLGPLLLVMAAPVTLALRAIPPRRRGEPAAAHEWITGLLNWSVTRTLLNPLWVFVSFVGSYYLIYLTPIFQEAMRYHWSHQLMNLHFLIGGYLFYSLVIGADHPPRPLPHIGKLGLVLAAMPFHAFFGVIIMTSTTVIAETFYAYVDAPWMTDLAGDQYLGGGIAWSAGELPLIVVVIALVTQWARQDARSAARTDRHLDSGLDDSFDAYNEMLTRLSDRTPIVLTGATPTKEEDR, encoded by the coding sequence GTGGCCATCGTCGTGACGACGGTGCTGCTGCTGGGCGACAGCGGGTACTCCGCGATCGGCCGCGGCGACCCGGGCATGACGACCTCGATGACCAGCGCCATGCTGCGGCTGGTGGCCGTCGTCGCCGGCGCCCTGTGCCTCGGGGCCCTCACGGTGGCCCTCTTCGTGGTCCCACGGGCGGGTCGGGATCGGATGCGCGTGCACTCCGGGGTCGACCTGAGGCTGGTGCGGTGGAGCGCAGGCGCGTGGTCGGCGGCGGCGGCGGCTCTCGCCGTCGTGGATGCAGCGGACGCCAACGGCGTGCCGCTGTCGCGCGCGATGGAGCCGGGTGCGCTCGCGTACCTGGCGCAGGCGTCGTACCTGCCCGCCGCGTGGATCGTCACGGCGCTGCTCGCCCTGGTGGTCTTCTGCGCAGCGCATCTGGTCGACGCCTGGACCTCGACGCTGGCGCTGGCGGGCATCTGCGTCGTCGCCATCCTCGCACCGGTGCTGGTCGGGCAGGTGCTCGTCGGCCCTGACCACGACTTCGGAGGGGACGCGGCGATCTTCGCCGATCCCGCGATGTCCGCGTGGCTGGGTGCCACGGTGACCGTGCTGGTGCGATGGCGCTCGACGTCGATGCGCTCCCCCCTGGCACAGAGCCGGTTCGTGGGGCTGAGCCTGGTGTGCGCCGGGATCGCGACGGCGGGTCAGCTGGTCATCGCTGCGTTCGAGCTCGCCGGCGGATCGCCGTTCGCGTCCACGACGGGCGTGCTGTTCCTGGTCCGGTTCGCTCTCCTCGCTGTCCTCGGAGTCCTGGGGACCGTGGCATGCCGGCGGCGCGGCTCGTCCACCGAGTTCGGCCGCCCGCTCGTCGCGGCCGGTGCCGCCCTCCTGCTCGTGTCCGCGGGCGTCTCCGTGGCGATGCTGCGGATCCCGCCGCCGCAGTACTTCGTGCCGACGTCGATCATGGAGCTGTTCCTGGGGTTCGACGTCACCCCGGCACCGACGTTGGCGGTGCTGGTCGGAGCGTGGCGCGTGAACATCCTCTTCGCGGTGCTGGCCGCTGTCGCGGTCGTGTCCTACCTGGTCGGCGTCCGGCGGTTGCGTCGCCGCGGGGACGCGTGGCCGCGAGGACGCACCGTGGTGTGGGTCCTGGGGTGGGTGGTCGTGTTCGTGACGACCTCGTCCGGTCTCGGGAAGTACTCCAGCGTGTCCTTCAGCCTGCACATGCTGCTCCACATGAGCCTGAACATGCTCGGCCCCCTGCTCCTCGTGATGGCCGCCCCCGTGACGCTGGCCTTGCGTGCGATACCACCGCGGCGACGCGGAGAACCGGCGGCGGCGCACGAGTGGATCACCGGGTTGTTGAACTGGTCGGTGACGCGCACCCTCCTCAACCCGCTGTGGGTGTTCGTCTCCTTCGTCGGCAGCTACTACCTGATCTACCTGACGCCGATCTTCCAGGAGGCGATGCGGTACCACTGGTCGCATCAGCTGATGAACCTGCACTTCCTCATCGGCGGCTACCTGTTCTACAGCCTGGTCATCGGTGCGGATCATCCGCCCCGCCCGCTGCCGCACATCGGGAAGCTGGGGCTGGTGCTGGCCGCCATGCCGTTCCACGCCTTCTTCGGGGTGATCATCATGACCTCCACGACCGTGATCGCCGAGACCTTCTACGCCTACGTCGACGCCCCGTGGATGACGGACCTCGCCGGGGACCAGTACCTCGGCGGAGGCATCGCCTGGTCGGCCGGGGAGCTACCGCTGATCGTGGTCGTGATCGCCCTCGTCACCCAGTGGGCACGCCAGGACGCGAGATCGGCCGCCCGCACCGACCGGCACCTCGACAGCGGTCTCGACGACAGCTTCGACGCCTACAACGAGATGCTCACGCGGTTGAGCGACCGCACCCCCATCGTCCTCACCGGGGCGACGCCGACGAAGGAGGAGGACCGATGA
- a CDS encoding DJ-1/PfpI family protein — MHDEHDTVLGAAASHAGSAPLDAARSTLLTAPDGDPAKRAAIDRSIAAHRTLESLPGLRFATDATILIVLHPGFELLDAVGPFHFLAATGAAVHFTTTGSLGEPVPSGSGVSLTPTATLADAVEGPEVILVPGGDTGILLRDTRAMGHLRRLGETATYVTSVCSGSIALAAAGLLDGRHATSHWSVRHLLPGYGAIEVDERVVEDGNRLTAAGVTAGMDLAIRLVAYLCGEQLARFAELGAEYAPEPPFGTGTPDAAGAALTTLSRDFLAPLVEELRAPSR, encoded by the coding sequence ATGCACGATGAGCACGACACCGTCCTCGGCGCCGCCGCGTCCCACGCAGGCTCAGCCCCGCTCGACGCCGCCCGCAGCACCCTTCTCACCGCCCCCGACGGGGACCCTGCCAAGCGGGCGGCCATCGACCGGTCGATCGCCGCTCATCGGACCCTGGAGTCGCTCCCCGGGCTCCGCTTCGCGACGGATGCGACGATCCTGATCGTCCTGCACCCGGGATTCGAACTCCTCGACGCGGTCGGACCCTTCCACTTCCTCGCGGCGACCGGCGCCGCCGTGCACTTCACCACCACAGGGAGCCTCGGCGAGCCGGTACCCAGCGGCAGCGGCGTCTCCCTCACTCCCACGGCGACCCTCGCGGACGCGGTGGAGGGGCCGGAGGTGATCCTCGTCCCAGGCGGCGACACCGGGATCCTCCTCCGCGACACCCGTGCCATGGGCCACCTCCGCCGCCTCGGCGAGACAGCCACGTACGTCACCAGCGTCTGCTCCGGATCCATCGCCCTCGCCGCGGCCGGGCTGCTGGACGGGCGTCATGCCACCTCGCACTGGTCCGTCCGGCACCTGCTGCCCGGATACGGGGCCATCGAGGTCGATGAGCGCGTGGTTGAAGACGGCAACCGGCTCACCGCCGCCGGTGTCACGGCGGGCATGGACCTGGCGATCCGGCTCGTCGCGTACCTCTGCGGCGAGCAGCTCGCCCGATTCGCCGAGCTGGGCGCCGAATACGCGCCCGAGCCGCCCTTCGGCACCGGCACGCCGGACGCGGCCGGAGCGGCCCTCACCACCTTGTCCCGGGACTTCCTGGCGCCTCTCGTGGAGGAACTCCGTGCCCCTTCCCGTTGA